A stretch of the Dioscorea cayenensis subsp. rotundata cultivar TDr96_F1 chromosome 4, TDr96_F1_v2_PseudoChromosome.rev07_lg8_w22 25.fasta, whole genome shotgun sequence genome encodes the following:
- the LOC120259460 gene encoding uncharacterized protein LOC120259460, producing MAIRGVFHSVKTLVTVASKKLRNNSTLSRLSVSSRRRVTPLLSRGASFIPFFGAKKKVSSDDCKNSRTSEETDIFVDIDEDEDDETNVWRKTILMGEKCKPLDFSGVIYYDCEGRQLSEFPASRSPLRSPLPSFAYYSEVEKDLED from the coding sequence ATGGCCATTAGAGGGGTGTTCCATTCTGTGAAGACATTAGTGACAGTGGCTAGCAAGAAGCTCAGAAACAACTCTACACTGTCAAGGTTATCGGTTTCTTCTCGACGGCGTGTCACACCTCTTCTCTCTCGTGGAGCAAGTTTCATCCCTTTCTTTGGTGCCAAGAAGAAAGTCTCCAGTGATGACTGCAAGAACAGTAGGACTTCTGAGGAGACTGACATCTTTGTAGATATTGATGAAGACGAAGATGATGAGACTAATGTTTGGAGGAAGACTATTCTCATGGGTGAGAAGTGTAAACCATTGGACTTCTCTGGAGTTATATACTATGATTGTGAAGGAAGGCAGCTTTCCGAGTTTCCGGCTTCACGATCTCCGCTTCGCAGTCCTTTGCCGTCTTTCGCCTATTATTCTGAAGTAGAGAAGGATTTGGAGGACTGA
- the LOC120258550 gene encoding protein CAJ1-like — translation MEQEEEQQQEQEQEQQQQKKSNYYSVLGVHPNASPSELRSAYKKLAMKWHPDKLGRTEDPCIVAEANQSFQLIHEAYQVLSDEKKRILYDSGLYNNSFEDEKDTEGFTDFLHEMMTLMAQVRREGKQYSLEELQGMLADMTKSVENWDSSSSACFSSDAPTSTKRSCDSETQKSGR, via the exons AtggaacaagaagaagaacaacaacaagaacaagaacaagaacaacaacaacaaaaaaaaagtaactacTACTCAGTGCTTGGTGTTCATCCCAATGCTTCCCCTTCTGAGCTTCGCTCTGCTTACAAGAAGCTCGCCATG AAATGGCATCCAGATAAACTGGGGAGAACAGAAGACCCATGCATTGTGGCAGAGGCCAACCAGAGTTTTCAGCTCATCCATGAAGCATACCAAG TGTTGTCTGACGAGAAGAAGAGGATATTGTATGATTCTGGACTCTATAATaattcatttgaagatgaaaaagatACAGAG GGTTTCACTGATTTCCTCCATGAAATGATGACCCTCATGGCACAAGTTAGAAGagag GGGAAGCAGTACAGTTTAGAGGAGCTGCAGGGAATGTTGGCAGACATGACAAAGAGTGTTGAGAACTGGGATTCATCCTCTAGTGCATGCTTTAGCTCTGATGCTCCAACAAGTACCAAGAGAAGTTGTGATTCAGAGACTCAGAAATCAGGGAGATGA
- the LOC120258631 gene encoding pectinesterase inhibitor 10-like, translated as MTFLYQPPSTFACLLLYSFLFILSTYLTYLLFSISLSLFLIPTLLNSQTCPKAHTTSWIKLLIFISQLVLLFESPRLVLSDDTPPDCPYPCLPPPSSFSAGYPPPPPSQGIPSFGYYPPPSGYVPYLSPPFVNLQAPPPPNPILPWFPFYYRSPPSPNSSPSLLSHHASTFMILLIVFPCCFLLLV; from the coding sequence ATGACATTTCTATATCAGCCACCTTCCACCTTTGCCTGCCTTCTTCTCTACTCcttcctcttcatcctctccaCATATCTCACATAccttctcttctccatctctctctctctctttttgatACCTACTCTTTTGAATTCTCAAACATGTCCAAAAGCCCACACCACCTCATGGATCAAACTCCTCATCTTCATTTCCCAACTAGTACTACTCTTTGAATCTCCAAGACTTGTTCTCTCAGATGACACACCTCCAGACTGCCCTTATCCATGCCTACCACCTCCTTCATCTTTCTCTGCAGGGtaccctcctcctcctccaagTCAAGGCATACCATCCTTTGGCTACTATCCTCCACCATCCGGCTATGTCCCTTACTTGTCTCCACCCTTTGTCAACTTAcaagctcctcctcctcccaacCCCATCCTCCCTTGGTTCCCTTTTTATTACAGGTCACCACCTTCTCCCaactcttctccttctctcctTTCTCATCATGCTTCTACCTTCATGATCTTGCTTATAGTTTTTCCATGCTGCTTCTTGTTACTTGTCTAG
- the LOC120258549 gene encoding tRNA (guanine-N(7)-)-methyltransferase, with protein MSNNNEKAHHNGQSGRLPRKRFYRARAHSNPLSDSHFPIPICPSEVDYAQHFPHFFPSVMCDQDKCDAPVPKVRFADIGCGFGGLLVSLSTLFPDVLMIGMELRDKVSEYVKERILALRASNPGQYENISVVRTNSMKYIPNYFEKGQLSKMFFLFPDPHFKEKNHRRRVISIQLLDEYAYALEVGGIIYTITDVEELGDWMRTCLENHPLFEAIPEEDLKADPVVELLTSATEEGQKVARNGGQTFKALFRRIAFKE; from the exons ATGtcaaataacaatgaaaaagcACATCACAATGGCCAATCCGGTCGTCTACCCAGGAAACGGTTTTACAGAGCAAGGGCACACAGTAATCCCCTCAGTGACTCTCATTTCCCAATTCCCATCTGCCCCTCTGAAGTCGATTATGCGCAGCACTTTCCTCATTTCTTCCCTTCTGTAATGTGTGATCAAGACAAATGTGATGCACCAGTCCCCAAAGTTAGGTTTGCCGACATCGGTTGTGGTTTTGGTGGATTGCTGGTCAGCCTCTCTACACTTTTTCCTGATGTCCTAATGATTGGAATGGAGCTCAGAGACAAG GTTTCAGAATATGTAAAAGAGCGGATTCTAGCCTTGCGTGCATCAAATCCAGGGCAGTATGAGAACATCTCTGTTGTTCGCACCAATTCAATGAAGTACATTCCGAATTACTTTGAGAAGGGACAACTATCTAAGATGTTCTTTCTATTTCCTGATCCTCacttcaaagaaaaaaaccatCGCCGCAGAGTCATCAGCATTCAGCTTCTCGACGAGTATGCATATGCATTGGAGGTCGGGGGGATCATATATACAATCACAGATGTTGAAGAGCTCGGTGATTGGATGAGAACTTGTTTGGAGAATCACCCTTTGTTTGAAGCTATACCAGAGGAAGACCTCAAAGCGGATCCCGTTGTTGAGCTTTTAACTAGTGCAACAGAGGAAGGACAGAAAGTTGCGAGAAATGGTGGACAAACTTTTAAAGCTTTATTTCGGAGAATAGCTTTCAAGGAATGA
- the LOC120258892 gene encoding cyclin-B1-2-like — MAISSSKSIDQALASNHDTLRLGLDGVKGGIVGAHPLESLRESERRFWEEKKRMGCDLCYGSAFNLRKDLDRQIFARFKRPPGAIPSSMLGLEALTGSLDDFGFEDYLNVPQDSEVFRPADMHHGMEVHLGLSKGPVCPNIN; from the exons ATGGCGATCTCTTCCTCTAAATCGATCGACCAGGCCCTAGCGAGCAACCATGATACCCTCCGGCTCGGTCTCGATGGCGTCAAGGGTGGCATCGTCGGCGCCCATCCTCTCGAATCCCTTCGTGAATCC GAGAGGAGATTTTGGGAGGAGAAGAAGCGGATGGGGTGCGATCTCTGCTATGGTTCGGCTTTCAATCTCAGAAAGGATCTCGACCGGCAAATCTTTGCCAG ATTTAAGAGGCCTCCTGGAGCTATTCCATCCTCCATGCTAGGTCTGGAGGCACTCACTGGCAGCTTGgatgattttggttttgaagACTACCTTAATG TGCCCCAAGACTCGGAGGTTTTCCGACCAGCGGACATGCATCATGGAATGGAGGTACACCTTGGTCTATCCAAGGGACCTGTTTGCCCCAACATCAACTAG
- the LOC120258891 gene encoding molybdenum cofactor sulfurase-like, whose protein sequence is MQFLLEDTHPFLGSTSIRGKQSRVQYNHLDKTCEHILDLLNTNKDEYLVIFTSGISSCYRHFGEMHHFPKGSLILTVPDHQKFIKHMVQGAAQSNAKIGTIPLKKNDLCIHVTEFQKLLRKRGWNSNGFGLLAYPVQSSSGMCHSLNWIVSAQQSGWKVLLDVSSCIPMVNVDLSLYQPEFVIGSLYHMLGYPSNVGFLLVRRSSHSICRETRSARLRIAELPEDGKAVHILTEGGSLNIHTFASLYFGLEHLQSIGVLAVQKRIKSLISWLVKTFKSLKHKLDDKPMLQLYGSSDMQHRGSILAFNVLDPTGSIFPARLVQQLAENNNIFLGTVNLCEPSLLDSQQKQDKQWESDSLRATGCHIEVLCLSLGPVSSFEDVYRLVQFLWRFRDEDYMSNEAAGYVEELEKGC, encoded by the exons ATGCAATTCCTGCTTGAAGACACACATCCCTTCTTAGGCTCAACTAGCATCAGAGGCAAACAAAGCAGAGTCCAATATAACCATCTTGACAAAACTTGTGAACACATTCTGGATCTTCTCAACACAAACAAGGATGAATATTTAGTAATTTTCACCTCAGGGATTTCATCATGCTATAGGCATTTCGGTGAGATGCACCACTTCCCGAAAGGCAGCTTGATACTCACTGTTCCAGACCACCAAAAGTTTATTAAGCATATGGTTCAAGGAGCAGCGCAAAGCAATGCCAAAATTGGAACTATACCTTTGAAGAAGAATGATTTGTGTATCCATGTCACTGAATTCCAGAAATTGCTAAGAAAAAGAGGATGGAATAGTAACGGATTCGGGCTTCTGGCTTACCCGGTGCAATCCTCATCCGGGATGTGCCATTCTCTGAATTGGATTGTCAGTGCACAACAAAGTGGATGGAAAGTTCTTTTGGATGTTTCCAGTTGTATTCCGATGGTCAATGTGGATCTTTCATTATATCAACCTGAGTTTGTGATTGGTTCACTATATCATATGCTCGGATATCCTTCCAATGTTGGTTTTCTACTTGTTAGAAGGAGTTCTCATTCCATCTGTAGGGAGACAAGATCAGCCCGGTTACGAATTGCTGAACTGCCTGAAGATGGAAAGGCTGTTCATATTTTGACAGAAGGTGGAAGTTTGAATATTCACACATTTGCATCACTGTACTTCGGTCTTGAACATCTACAGAGCATTGGTGTTTTGGCTGTTCAGAAGAGGATTAAGAGTCTCATCTCTTGGCTTGTCAAGACTTTCAAGTCATTAAAGCATAAATTGGATGATAAGCCGATGTTACAG TTATATGGCTCGTCGGACATGCAGCACAGAGGCTCTATACTGGCATTCAATGTCTTAGACCCCACCGGGAGCATCTTTCCGGCAAGATTGGTGCAGCAGCTTGCGGAGAATAACAATATCTTTCTTGGTACTGTCAATCTCTGCGAGCCGAGTTTGTTGGACTCTCAGCAGAAACAAGACAAGCAATGGGAGAGTGATAGTCTCAGAGCAACTGGCTGCCATATAGAAGTTCTTTGCCTTTCCCTCGGCCCTGTTTCATCATTTGAGGATGTGTACAGGCTAGTGCAGTTCTTATGGCGATTTAGAGATGAAGATTACATGTCCAATGAGGCTGCTGGGTATGTTGAAGAGCTTGAGAAGGGATGTTGA